ATAGTAGGGCAATTCAATTTCATCTAAAAACTCCAAAACCTCTTTAAAATGGTCCTTGCATTCTTGACAAAGATGGTCAATCATTTGGGGACTGTTGGCTTTAATCGGCTGGCATTTTTCTTCTTTGCAATCCAGAATTCTTAGGGGATTTTCTTTTAACCGACGTCGGCAATCAAGACAAAGACCGTGTTCCCGGGACTTAAAATAACTGACTAAAAGTTTTTTATAATAGGGACGGCACTGACTATCTCCAATGCTGTTTATTTCAATGGTTAAGTCCTTTAACTTGATTTCTTGTAAAATATTATAGAAAATTTGAATGATTTGAGCGTCAACAACCGGACTTTTTTCATCAAAAATTTCAAAACCAACCTGCCAAAATTGACGAAATCTGCCGGCTTGCGGACTTTCGTAGCGGAAAAAAGGACCGAAATGCCAAAGTTTTAAGGGCTGAGGTAAATTAAACATTCCCCGCTCAATATAAGCCCGGGCGATGGAAGCCGTTCCTTCCGGCCTCAAACTTAAATAATCACCACCCCTCGTCTTTAAATTGAACATTTGTTTTCCGACAATATCAGTAGATATGCCAATTCCTTTGGAAAAAAGTTCTGTTTCTTCTAAAATCGGGGTTTCAATTTTTCCGAAATTATAAAAATCAGCTATACTTTCTATTACCCGATAAATTTTTTGGAAATATTTTTGTTCTTCGGGTAAAATATCGTGCATTCCGGTTGGCGCGTGAAATTTGGATTTTTTCATAATGCCTTAATAGGTTGGAGCTTTAATTTTTGTAAATTCCGTAAACGGCCAAGCTCTAAAAAACGTTCGGCCAATAATGTATTCTCTTTTTAAAGAACCCCAGTGCCGAGAATCGGAAGAAAAATTTCTATTGTCGCCCAAAACGAAATATTCGTCTTTATTTAATTGTATTTCAATTCTGCCATGGGTTGTTAAATGATGCGGAAGATAATCATTTTCATTTAGTATTTTGGGTACGAGGTCCTGTTTTGAGATTATGATTTGACCGTTTTCAATTTTAATTCTTTCGCCTGGCAAGCCAATAATTCTTTTGATGTGGTGGTGAAAGAAATTTTGGGGAGGGCGAAAAACAATGACTTCTCCTCTTTGGGGGTCGCGAAAACGATAACTAATCCGGTCAACCAATAAATAATCATTTTGCCCGAAATTCGGCTCCATTGATTGCCCGTGAACCAAAAAGGGTTGAAAGATAAAATAGCGAATGGGAGCCACTATTAATAAAGCAAGAGTGACAATTTTTATAATTTCCCAAATAAAAATAAAGAAATTTTTCATATGCTTTTTAATTTTAACAAGATTTTTTTATTTTAGCAAGGGGAATGATATAATAAATTAACTTAAAATCCAAATGCCAAAATCCAAAATTCAAAATAAATTCAAAATTCAAATATTTAAATTCTAAATTGTTTTGGATTTTGAGCTTTGAGCTTTGGATTTCAAAATCTATGATTTTAATCGTTGGTCTGGGCAATCCCGGCCCGAAATACAAATATAGCCGCCATAATATTGGTTTTAGGGTGGTCGATGAAATCGCCGCCAATTTTCAATTACCCGAGCGAAGCGAAGGGTGGGAGATGAGACGAAGTCTCAGCGACCTTCAATCAATTTTCAGCGCTCAAGTTTCCAAAGGAAAAATTGGAGATAAAAAAGTCATTCTAGCCAAGCCCCAAACCTTCATGAATCTCTCTGGGAAATCAGTAAAACCATTAATCCAATACCTCTTACATAAAAAAGCCATGGCAAAAATATGTAAGAGCTTGTTTGTTATTCATGATGACATTGATTTACCTTTGGGTAAAATCAGAATTGCCAAAGGTCGAGGAGCAGCTGGCCACAAGGGAGTAGAATCAATAATTAAAGAGTTAGGAACGAAGAATTTTGTTAGATTTAGGATTGGCATTCAACCTAAATTTGGTAAGCCCAAAAGCCCAGAAAGGTTTGTTCTTCAGAAGTTTAACAAAGACGAAGAAAAGATTTTAAAAGAAATTATTAAAAAAACAATTGAAGCGATTGAACTTTTCTTAAAACATGGTTTGGAAAAGGCGAAGGGTACATATAATATAATATCTGCTTGACCAGGCTCATAAATTCTATTTATCTGCGCCGGAATGAATAAATATAACAAATAAAAAACTAAGAACATTTTATTAAAATGTCAGAATTGGAAATAAAAAAAATTAATGCCGGGGAAAAAAATTATCCCGGACGTTTGAAAGAAATTAAAGATGCGCCGGAGATTCTTTATTATCAAGGGGAAATCAAACATTGTGAAAATTGTTTTGCCATTGTCGGAACGCGGCGCTCTTCAAATTACGGAAAGCAAGTGGCTTTGGAAATTGCCGGGGATTTGGCAGAAGCAGGATTAACAATTGTTTCAGGTCTGGCTCCAGGCATTGATACTTTTTGCCATCAAGCAGCTTTAGAGAGAAATAAAAGAACAATTGCGGTTCTTGGCACCGGTTTAGATGAAAAAAGTATTTATCCCCAATCAAATTTAAAATTGGCCAGAAAGATTTTAGAAACTGGGGGCTGCTTAATTTCTGAATACCCGCCGGGAACTCGAGGAACTCAATTTACTTTTCCCCAGAGAAATCGAATAATTTCTGGAATTTCTTTAGGGGTATTGGTAATAGAGGCAAAACAAAAAAGTGGAGCTTTAATTACCGCCCATTATGCTTTTTCTCAAAAAAGAAAGGTTTTTGCCATTCCCGGCTCAATTCATTCTCCAAACTCAAAAGGTTGTCATTTTTTAATTAAAAAAGGGGCAAAGTTAGTGGAAAACGCTAATGACATTTTATTAGAATTAAACCTACCCTTAAAGGAGCTTAGCTCCTTTTATGAAGGCGAGAGTGAAGAGGAAAATTTGATTTTGGGTGTCTTAAAAGAAGAGGGGTTGGATGTTGATAAAATTATTGAAAAAACAAAATTGTCAGTCGCTAAAGTGGCTAGCACCCTTGCCATTTTAGAAATAAAAGGTAAAGTAAGAAACTTAGGAGGAAACATTTATGCAATTAGTACTCGTTGAGTCACCTACAAAATCAAAAACCCTGCAAATCTTTTTAGGCCCAAAATTTAAAGTTCTGTCTTCTTATGGCCATATTAGAGATTTACCGAAAAGTGAATTGGGTCTAGATGTAGAAAATGATTTTAAACCAAAATACATTATTCCTCTCAAATCAAGAAAAAACATTCAAATTTTAAAAAATGAGGCTCAAAAGGCCGAATCTGTAATTTTGGGCACAGATATGGATAGAGAGGGCGAAGCAATTGCCTGGCATTTATCTCAAATTTTAGATCTCAATGGCCAAAAAACTTATCAACGAATTGTTTTTCATGAAATCACCAAATCGGCAATTGAGGAGGCATTAAAAAATCCGAGAAAAATTGATATGAATTTGGTTAACGCCCAGCAGGCAAGAAGAATTTTAGACCGGCTCGTCGGTTATAAATTATCTCCCTTTCTATGGAAAAAAATAGCCAGGGGGTTGTCGGCCGGCCGGGTTCAATCAGTAGCAGTCAGATTAGTAGTTGAAAGAGAAAGAGAAATTGAAAAATTCGTACCCCAAGAATATTGGACAATCATCGCCCACCTTAAAAAATTACAGGGGTCAGACCCCTGTAAGTTTGAGGCTTTTTTAGTTAAGAAAGATGATAAAATTATTCCAAAATTGGGGATTAAAATAAAAAAAGAAGCAGAGAAAATTGTTAAGGATTTGGAAGGAGCGAACTATAAGGTAATAAATATTAACAAAAAAGAAGTTAAAAGAAATCCCCTACCCCCATTTACAACTAGCGCCCTTCAACAAGAGGCCTGGCAGAGATTTCGTTGGCCGGCCAAATTAACAATGCAAGTGGCCCAGCAGATTTATGAACGTGGATTAACGAGTTATCACAGAACCGATTCTTTAAATCTTTCTAATTCATCTCTTTTTGCCGCAAAAAAATTTATTACTGAAAATTATGGAAAAAATTACTGGCCGGGATTTTTAAGAAAATATAAAACGAAATCCAAAAGCGCCCAGGAAGCCCATGAAGCAATTAGACCAACCGAGCCTGCTAAAACCCCTGAATTATTAAGTCCCCAAGACAATCAATTTAAACTTTATGACCTAATCTGGCGAAGATTTATTGCCTGTCAAATGAGCCAAGCCGTCTTTGATTCTACTGTTGTAGAAATCGAAACCGGAAATCCCAAATGCCAAACGGCAAATTCCAAACAAATTCCAAAATACACTTTCAGAACTACTGGACAGATTCTAAAATTTGATGGATTTTTGAAAGTTTATCCGCTTAAATATGAGGAAAAAGAATTGCCAGCATTAGAAATAAATGAAATTTTAGAACTGATAAAACTAATTCCCTCTCAACATTTTACCCAGCCGCCCCCCCGACACAATGAGGCGACCTTAATTAAAACCTTAGAAGAAAACGGCATTGGCAGACCCTCAACTTATGCTCCGATTTTATCAAACATTCAAGAAAAAAATTATATTGAAAAAAACGAACAAAAAAGATTTAGACCAACCGAAATTGGCACAGCGGTAAATGATCTTTTGATAAATCATTTCTCAAGGGTTGTTGATATTGGTTTTACTGCCAAAATGGAAGAGGATTTAGATGAAATTGCTCGGGGTCAAAAAAAGTGGGTTCCGCTAATCAAAGAATTTTATGAACCTTTTGAAGAAAATTTAAAACAAAAATACGAAGAGGTTTCCAAAAAAGACATCACCGAAAAGCCGACCGAAAAAACTTGTCCCAAATGCAGCGCTCCTTTGTTAATTCGTCTTGGAAAATACGGCCAATTTTACGCCTGTTCTAAATTTCCCAAATGCCGATATACCGAGTCCTTGGAAAAAAACATTTTAGACATCGCCTGTCCAAAATGTAGGGAAGGAAAAATTGTTGAAAAAAGAACTAAAAAAAGAAAAATTTTTTACGGCTGTTCCAATTGGCCGGAATGCGATTTTGCTTTATGGGACAAACCGACCGGAGAAATTTGTCCTAAATGCAAATCGCTTTTAGTTAAAACAAAGAGAAAACAAATTAAGTGCTCTAAAGAGTGTAATTATATTGAAAAACAGACTAAAACCTGATAAAATAAAGCAGAAAATATGCCGAAGTGGTGAAATCGGAAAACACGATGGATTCAAAATCCATTGCCAGCAATGGCTTGAGGGTTCAAGTCCCTCCTTCGGCACAATTTTATGCCTAAGGCAAAATTGCCTACTAAAGATTTTGAATGGACGACATATAAACATACCTTGCTTAATTCGCAAAAGAAGAATCGCAGAAAAATTTATTGAAAAATTTATTTTAATGTACTCGAAATGATTGCCATGGCATTTATTTCGAGTCTTTATATAAAATCTGTTTTTATATAAAATCTCTTGCGGGTTCGAATCCCACCTCGCCTACCAGAATCAAACTTTCTGATTTTTGCTCAACTGATTCAGCCGCGCGGCGCGTCCGCTGAAGTTCCTGGCGCTGCGGGACGGGCAAGAAAATCCATTGGCTGACAACCCCCATAGCAAATACTTAGGCGAACCTTTTAATATTTACACAATTTAAGATAGGCGAGCAGGTCTGCTATTTTAATAGTGGCAACCCCGATTACTTGGTCAGCCCCTCCGTAATAGACAAAAAGTTTATCGCCCAAAACTACATTACCGCAAGGAAAAACAACATTTGGTATCAACCCTGTTTTTTCGTAGGCTGTTTCTGGCTCCAAAATAGCATGTCTTGTTCGGCCAAGAATTTTAAGCGGATTTTTAAGGTCTAAAAGCACGGCTCCTACCCGGTAAACGTTATCTTCTGAAACACCGTGATAAAGCATAATCCAGCCTTCTTTTGTTTTTACAGGCGGAGCAGCTGCTCCTATTTTTTTACTATCCCACCAGCCTTTTCTTGTATATATCCAACGTTGTTCTTTTAGAAAGGTCTCGCTTTTGAAATCTAAAGTATGATAAAAAGAATAATCAATATCATAACCAACTCGATGAATAATTAAATATTTGCCATTTACTTTTTCTGGAAAGATAAAGGTGTTTTTATCGTTTAAGTCGGCCGGAGAAATAAGTACTGGTTTTGACCAATGCCATTGTTTTTTGAGAAAATCTTTTTCCCAAATCCAGGTCAAAGCCACTCGCGGAAGATTTCCATCGTAGGCTGTATAGCACATATAAATCTTCTGAGCTATTTTAGTTAAGCGGGGATCTTCACACCCAGAGCCGACCCCATTTTTAAATTTCTGTTCAAAGGGCTCGCGGGGAAGATATATCGGCTGAGAAGAACGTTCATCAATATGAACGCCATCTTTGCTTGCAGCATAGCCAAAAACAGAAGTATCATCTTCTGAAATTGCCCTATAAATAATATGAACTTTTTCTTGAAGATAGATAGCAGCCGGATTAAAAACAGCTTTACTTTCCCAGGGGTGTTCTTTTTTAACAGTAATAATCGGATTTTCTTTAGCTCGTTCTAAAACTATTTTTTTTTCTGTTGTTTTTAACAATTCCTCTAATAAAACAGAAAGACTTATATAAACCAAACAACAAGTGGTATCGGTTGCTCCATAATAAAGATAAATCCAATCCCCTTTCGTTATTGCCCCGGAGGGAAAAACTGTATTAGGAACAAGACCTACTTTCTCATAATACTCCTCGGGAACTAAAATTGGCGTATCGGTCTTGCCAATAATTTTTAAAGGGTTTTTAAGGTCAAGCAAAACAGCTTCTATGCCAAAAAGTCTTTGAGGGGAAAAATAATTACGAATATAAGAATATAATAATAACCAACCGTATTTTGTTTTAATCGGAGGAGCGCCGACTTCAATATGGTCTTGCGATGAACGTCGCAGTGGCAAGGCATATTTTTCTCTTTCAGTAGAAAAATTTTTATACCATTTTTGCCAAAACGTTTCTGACCAAATATCATTTTCTTTACTAAACGAAGCAAGGCAAATTTCTGCTGGCGGGTTATCCGTATTAACAGTAAGCACTGCCCACATCTTTCCGCCTATTTTTTCCGGAAAAAGAGCCATAGCTTTAGCATTAAAAGAGGTAATTAGGTGTTTTTCTTTGATTGTTTTTAAATCTTTGCTTATAGCCAAGCCCACTCTAATACCCTCGGCTCTAAAAGGATACTCGGAAAGAGCGGTATAAAAAATATAATATTCCCCATTAAGTTTTGTTATTCGCGGGTCCTCACAGCCAAATTTTTCCCAATCGTATTCTGGGACAATAAGACGTTGCCGATTTGTAAAACGAATACCATCTTTACTTTCAGCAACGCCAATATCAGAAGTCATTATATTGGCTCGGTTGGCAGTATGATAATGGGGCAAAGAAACCGCCCTGTATAAAAGATAAATTTTATTTCCTTTTTCAATTGGACAACCATTAAAAACAGCCTGAGCTTCCCAGGCGTGGATATTTAAGGGTTTTAATATTGGATTTTCTTCTGCTCGTTTAATTATCATACTATTGACACTCTCCTTGACTAAAATCAGGAGTATTAGAAAACAAAATCCAGAGACTTAACAAAATTATAATATTATAATACTCAAAATAAAAGCCATGGCTTTTATTTTGAGTATAAAGTTAATCAAAATAATTATTTG
The nucleotide sequence above comes from Candidatus Nealsonbacteria bacterium. Encoded proteins:
- the dprA gene encoding DNA-processing protein DprA, with the protein product MSELEIKKINAGEKNYPGRLKEIKDAPEILYYQGEIKHCENCFAIVGTRRSSNYGKQVALEIAGDLAEAGLTIVSGLAPGIDTFCHQAALERNKRTIAVLGTGLDEKSIYPQSNLKLARKILETGGCLISEYPPGTRGTQFTFPQRNRIISGISLGVLVIEAKQKSGALITAHYAFSQKRKVFAIPGSIHSPNSKGCHFLIKKGAKLVENANDILLELNLPLKELSSFYEGESEEENLILGVLKEEGLDVDKIIEKTKLSVAKVASTLAILEIKGKVRNLGGNIYAISTR
- the lepB gene encoding signal peptidase I, with amino-acid sequence MKNFFIFIWEIIKIVTLALLIVAPIRYFIFQPFLVHGQSMEPNFGQNDYLLVDRISYRFRDPQRGEVIVFRPPQNFFHHHIKRIIGLPGERIKIENGQIIISKQDLVPKILNENDYLPHHLTTHGRIEIQLNKDEYFVLGDNRNFSSDSRHWGSLKREYIIGRTFFRAWPFTEFTKIKAPTY
- the hisS gene encoding histidine--tRNA ligase, which encodes MKKSKFHAPTGMHDILPEEQKYFQKIYRVIESIADFYNFGKIETPILEETELFSKGIGISTDIVGKQMFNLKTRGGDYLSLRPEGTASIARAYIERGMFNLPQPLKLWHFGPFFRYESPQAGRFRQFWQVGFEIFDEKSPVVDAQIIQIFYNILQEIKLKDLTIEINSIGDSQCRPYYKKLLVSYFKSREHGLCLDCRRRLKENPLRILDCKEEKCQPIKANSPQMIDHLCQECKDHFKEVLEFLDEIELPYYLNPYLVRGLDYYTKTVFEIFSGPKGGEPEEKKPAALAGGGRYDGLVKILGGKETPAVGAAAGIERIVGLIKEKKIKISPSSSPRVFLAQLGNLAKKRSLGLMEEFRKEKIKIAESFAKDSLKLQLARADKMGVRYALIFGQRESLDGTIIIKDMQSGKQETIKLEKVVREIQKRL
- the topA gene encoding type I DNA topoisomerase; translated protein: MQLVLVESPTKSKTLQIFLGPKFKVLSSYGHIRDLPKSELGLDVENDFKPKYIIPLKSRKNIQILKNEAQKAESVILGTDMDREGEAIAWHLSQILDLNGQKTYQRIVFHEITKSAIEEALKNPRKIDMNLVNAQQARRILDRLVGYKLSPFLWKKIARGLSAGRVQSVAVRLVVEREREIEKFVPQEYWTIIAHLKKLQGSDPCKFEAFLVKKDDKIIPKLGIKIKKEAEKIVKDLEGANYKVININKKEVKRNPLPPFTTSALQQEAWQRFRWPAKLTMQVAQQIYERGLTSYHRTDSLNLSNSSLFAAKKFITENYGKNYWPGFLRKYKTKSKSAQEAHEAIRPTEPAKTPELLSPQDNQFKLYDLIWRRFIACQMSQAVFDSTVVEIETGNPKCQTANSKQIPKYTFRTTGQILKFDGFLKVYPLKYEEKELPALEINEILELIKLIPSQHFTQPPPRHNEATLIKTLEENGIGRPSTYAPILSNIQEKNYIEKNEQKRFRPTEIGTAVNDLLINHFSRVVDIGFTAKMEEDLDEIARGQKKWVPLIKEFYEPFEENLKQKYEEVSKKDITEKPTEKTCPKCSAPLLIRLGKYGQFYACSKFPKCRYTESLEKNILDIACPKCREGKIVEKRTKKRKIFYGCSNWPECDFALWDKPTGEICPKCKSLLVKTKRKQIKCSKECNYIEKQTKT
- the pth gene encoding aminoacyl-tRNA hydrolase; amino-acid sequence: MILIVGLGNPGPKYKYSRHNIGFRVVDEIAANFQLPERSEGWEMRRSLSDLQSIFSAQVSKGKIGDKKVILAKPQTFMNLSGKSVKPLIQYLLHKKAMAKICKSLFVIHDDIDLPLGKIRIAKGRGAAGHKGVESIIKELGTKNFVRFRIGIQPKFGKPKSPERFVLQKFNKDEEKILKEIIKKTIEAIELFLKHGLEKAKGTYNIISA